In Papaver somniferum cultivar HN1 chromosome 1, ASM357369v1, whole genome shotgun sequence, a genomic segment contains:
- the LOC113360094 gene encoding amino acid transporter AVT1H-like — protein sequence QVKKKSSNLVTYCQVYCLEENTSSTLGESDTKTTGDALSGIVSPENKKESKEIIVDINYYKGGSSTNDHGNGYDVHETKDQQQYAKADSSFLHSVLNMSGILIGLGQLSTPYAVQNGGWASAFLLIGFGIICAYTSHLLAECLKNNVKLRNYPDIAQYTFGKKGRLIASIFMYMEIFMSLVSFTISLHDNLGQVFLGAKLLDLSWINTAQALTVIAIVIALPTVWLRDLSKISFLSTAGILMSLVIFVTVGCTAAFGGVKANQSVPVLQLRNIPAVSGLYIFSFASHVLFPDIYKSMKDPSQFTKVSIASFGLVTIFYTALGFMGAKLFGSGVSSQITLSMPRHLIITKIALWAVVLTPLTKYAFELVPVASAVERKLPSSMSVKMKMFIRGTVGSLLLIFVLILALAVPYFENVLGLTGSLVSISVSIIYPCAVYIKIFRPRLSKIALAFNVVLIIFGLVLGIMGTVSSSKSLVRNLGKQW from the exons caagtgaaaaaaaaatcatcaaatctGGTTACGTATTGTCAAGTTTATTGCTTGGAGGAAAACACAAGTTCTACTTTGGGTGAATCCGATACGAAGACCACCGGAGATGCATTATCCGGTATTGTTTCTCCGGAGAATAAGAAAGAGTCAAAGGAAATCATCGTTGATATTAATTATTACAAAGGAGGAAGCTCTACAAATGACCATGGTAATGGTTATGATGTTCATGAGACTAAGGATCAACAACAATATGCCAAGGCTGATAGTTCCTTTCTTCATTCAGTTCTCAACATGTCTGGAATTCTCATAG GTCTTGGACAGCTATCGACACCCTACGCAGTACAAAATGGTGGATGGGCTTCGGCTTTCCTTCTCATAGGATTTGGAATAATATGTGCATATACTTCACATCTATTAGCCGAATGTCTCAAAAACAACGTCAAGTTAAGAAACTATCCAGACATTGCACAGTATACTTTTGGGAAGAAAGGAAGGCTTATAGCTTCAATCTTCATGTACATGGAAATCTTTATGTCGCTAGTTTCATTCACCATTTCGCTTCACGATAATTTGGGTCAAGTATTTCTTGGAGCTAAACTCCTAGATTTGTCATGGATCAATACAGCTCAAGCTCTGACAGTAATTGCAATTGTAATAGCATTACCCACTGTATGGTTAAGGGATCTTTCGAAGATATCATTTCTTTCTACGGCGGGTATACTCATGTCGCTTGTTATCTTTGTCACGGTAGGATGTACTGCTGCATTTGGTGGTGTCAAAGCTAACCAATCTGTACCAGTGCTTCAACTACGAAACATACCTGCAGTATCTGGTTTATATATCTTCAGTTTTGCTTCTCATGTCCTCTTCCCAGATATTTACAAATCCATGAAAGATCCTTCTCAATTCACTAAG GTATCCATTGCGAGCTTTGGCTTGGTTACAATATTCTACACGGCATTGGGGTTCATGGGTGCCAAGTTGTTCGGGTCTGGAGTGAGCTCACAAATCACGCTTAGCATGCCAAGACATCTCATTATCACAAAAATAGCATTGTGGGCAGTAGTCTTGACACCATTGACAAAATATGCATTTGAACTTGTTCCAGTAGCATCGGCAGTGGAACGGAAACTACCTTCTTCAATGAGTGTAAAAATGAAAATGTTCATTAGGGGTACTGTAGGATCCTTACTGCTCATATTTGTTCTAATTTTAGCCCTCGCGGTTCCTTATTTTGAAAACGTTCTTGGCTTAACTGGTTCACTAGTTAGCATTAGTGTCTCAATAATATACCCTTGTGCTGTTTACATTAAGATCTTTAGGCCTCGGTTATCAAAGATAGCTCTAGCGTTCAATGTAGTTCTTATAATTTTTGGTTTAGTTTTGGGGATTATGGGGACTGTTTCATCCTCAAAATCACTTGTACGAAACCTTGGAAAACAATGGTAA
- the LOC113360099 gene encoding amino acid transporter AVT1H-like yields the protein MNCQVNGSEENTSTLCGSNTKTIRDVSGIVARENSKMSNEVMININYGEESSMIGSGNGNNDNVPEMKVQEQHAKADSSFLHSVINMSGTLIGLGQLSTPYAVQNGGWASAFLLIGFGILCAYTSHLLAECLKNNAKLRNYLDIAQFSFGKKGRVMVSIFMYMEIFMSLVSFTISLHNNLGQVFLGAKLLNLSWINTAQALTVIAIILVLPTVWLRDLSKISFLSVAGILMSLVIFVTIGCTAAFGGIKTNQSIPVLQLNKIPAVSGLYIYSFAAHVLFPDIYKSMRDPSQFSKVSIASFGLVTVFYTGLGFMGAKLFGSGVSSQVTLSMPRHLIITKIALWAVVLTSLTKYAFQLVPVASVVECKLPSSMSSKMRKFIRGTVGSLLLIFVLILALTVPYFENVLGLTGSLVSISVAIIYPCAFYIKIFRPQLSKLGLAFNVFFIIFGLFLGIIGTITSSKSLVQNVGRQW from the exons ATGAATTGTCAAGTTAATGGCTCGGAGGAAAACACGAGTACTTTGTGTGGGTCCAATACTAAGACCATCAGAGATGTATCCGGCATTGTTGCTAGGGAAAATAGTAAAATGTCAAATGAAGTCATGATTAACATCAATTACGGGGAAGAAAGCTCTATGATTGGTAGTGGTAAtggtaataatgataatgttcCTGAAATGAAGGTGCAAGAACAACACGCTAAGGCAGATAGTTCCTTTCTTCATTCAGTTATCAACATGTCCGGAACTCTGATAG GTCTTGGACAACTATCGACACCCTACGCAGTACAAAATGGTGGATGGGCTTCGGCTTTCCTTCTCATAGGATTCGGAATACTATGTGCATATACTTCACATCTATTAGCAGAATGTCTCAAAAATAATGCCAAGTTAAGAAACTATCTAGACATTGCACAGTTTTCTTTCGGGAAGAAAGGAAGGGTTATGGTTTCAATCTTCATGTACATGGAAATCTTTATGTCCCTAGTCTCATTCACGATTTCGCTTCACAATAACTTGGGTCAAGTATTTCTTGGAGCTAAACTCCTCAATTTGTCATGGATTAATACAGCTCAAGCTCTGACAGTAATTGCAATTATATTAGTATTACCCACAGTATGGCTGAGAGATCTTTCGAAGATATCATTTCTTTCTGTGGCGGGTATTCTCATGTCGCTTGTAATTTTTGTCACAATAGGATGTACGGCCGCATTTGGTGGTATTAAAACTAACCAATCTATACCAGTGCTTCAACTCAACAAAATTCCTGCAGTATCTGGTTTATATATTTACAGTTTTGCTGCTCATGTCCTCTTTCCTGATATTTACAAATCGATGAGAGACCCTTCTCAGTTCTCTAAG GTATCCATTGCGAGCTTTGGCCTGGTTACAGTCTTCTATACGGGATTGGGGTTCATGGGGGCGAAGTTATTTGGTTCTGGAGTGAGCTCACAAGTTACCCTCAGCATGCCGAGACATCTCATTATTACAAAGATAGCATTGTGGGCTGTCGTCTTAACGTCATTGACAAAATATGCATTTCAACTCGTTCCAGTAGCATCCGTAGTTGAATGCAAACTTCCTTCTTCGATGAGTTCAAAAATGAGAAAGTTCATTAGGGGTACTGTAGGATCCTTACTGCTAATATTTGTTCTAATTTTAGCTCTCACGGTTCCTTACTTTGAAAACGTTCTCGGCTTAACCGGTTCACTTGTTAGTATCAGTGTCGCAATCATATATCCTTGTGCGTTTTACATTAAGATCTTTAGGCCTCAGTTATCAAAGCTAGGTCTAGCATTCAATGTATTTTTCATTATCTTTGGTCTATTTTTGGGGATTATAGGTACCATTACATCCTCAAAATCACTTGTTCAAAACGTTGGAAGACAATGGTAA